The following are from one region of the Marinomonas sp. CT5 genome:
- the rnc gene encoding ribonuclease III, whose product MSSSYQKLSRRIGYFFADLGLLELALTHRSFGGKNNERLEFLGDSILNYVIAEDLFHRFPKAKEGELSRLRASLVKGDTLAELAREFQLGDYLKLGAGELKSGGFRRDSILADTVEGIIGAMYLDAGMDVCRQHILEWYKERLNATSLKIVTKDAKTRLQEYLQARKHALPQYDVVNIVGEPHDQTFYVNCHIELCDEAVEGKGNSRRIAEQNAAAKALKKLEKKDV is encoded by the coding sequence TTGAGTTCATCGTATCAGAAGCTGAGTCGGCGAATAGGTTACTTTTTTGCCGACCTTGGACTGCTTGAACTGGCGCTAACGCATCGTAGTTTTGGTGGAAAAAATAATGAGCGCCTTGAGTTTTTAGGTGACTCTATCCTGAATTATGTCATTGCGGAAGACCTTTTTCATCGTTTTCCAAAAGCCAAGGAAGGGGAGTTAAGTCGATTACGCGCTTCTTTGGTAAAAGGCGACACTCTTGCCGAACTCGCGAGAGAGTTTCAGTTGGGAGATTATCTTAAACTGGGAGCTGGCGAGCTAAAAAGTGGTGGTTTTAGACGCGATTCGATTTTAGCGGATACCGTTGAAGGGATTATTGGTGCTATGTACTTGGATGCTGGTATGGACGTTTGTCGACAGCATATTTTGGAATGGTACAAAGAGCGTTTGAATGCAACATCATTAAAGATTGTTACAAAAGATGCTAAAACTCGGCTACAAGAGTATTTGCAGGCTCGAAAACATGCTTTGCCACAATACGATGTGGTCAATATTGTCGGTGAGCCCCATGATCAGACTTTTTATGTGAACTGTCATATAGAACTGTGTGATGAAGCCGTTGAGGGTAAGGGAAATAGTCGACGTATTGCAGAACAAAATGCAGCAGCAAAAGCTTTGAAAAAATTGGAAAAAAAAGATGTCTGA
- the era gene encoding GTPase Era, translating into MSDLEVEITHCGYIAIVGRPNVGKSTLLNHILGQKLSITSRKPQTTRDQILGVKTEGHVQAIYVDTPGLHLGETKTINRIMNKTAAAALKDVDVVLFVIDADRWTEEDESVLQKVKHARCPVILVVNKVDQLDQKEDLLPRLANLSDRMNFAQIVPISALRNNNLDRLERLVESYIPEGEPFYPEDQITNRSSRFLAAEIVREKITRQLGQEVPYEVAVQIEEFVYEETAIHISALILVERNGQKRIIIGERGDKIKLIGKEARIDMENLFQHKVMLNLWIKVRSGWSDDERALASLGYQEE; encoded by the coding sequence ATGTCTGACCTTGAAGTAGAAATTACACACTGTGGTTATATTGCTATTGTTGGACGCCCTAATGTGGGTAAGTCTACTTTACTTAATCATATTTTAGGTCAAAAGTTATCTATCACTTCTCGTAAGCCACAAACAACTCGTGATCAAATTTTGGGTGTAAAAACTGAAGGTCATGTTCAGGCTATTTATGTTGATACACCTGGATTGCATTTAGGTGAAACGAAAACCATTAACCGTATTATGAATAAAACGGCTGCCGCTGCATTAAAAGATGTTGATGTCGTGCTGTTTGTTATTGATGCTGACCGATGGACCGAAGAGGATGAATCCGTTCTTCAAAAGGTCAAGCACGCGCGTTGCCCGGTTATTTTGGTTGTCAATAAAGTTGATCAATTAGACCAAAAAGAAGATCTTTTACCTCGTTTGGCTAATTTATCTGATCGCATGAATTTTGCTCAGATTGTACCGATTTCAGCGTTGCGTAATAACAACTTAGATCGCCTAGAGCGGTTAGTAGAAAGTTATATTCCCGAAGGGGAGCCGTTTTATCCTGAAGACCAGATTACGAATCGCAGCTCGCGTTTTTTGGCCGCTGAAATTGTACGTGAAAAAATTACACGTCAGCTAGGTCAAGAAGTTCCGTATGAGGTGGCTGTTCAGATTGAAGAGTTTGTTTACGAAGAAACCGCTATTCACATCAGTGCCCTAATTCTTGTTGAGAGAAACGGTCAAAAGCGCATTATTATCGGTGAGCGTGGTGATAAAATTAAGCTTATTGGTAAAGAGGCGCGTATTGATATGGAGAATTTATTTCAACATAAAGTGATGTTGAATCTCTGGATTAAAGTGCGTTCTGGTTGGTCCGATGATGAACGTGCGTTGGCTAGCTTAGGTTATCAGGAAGAGTAA
- a CDS encoding DNA repair protein RecO C-terminal domain-containing protein yields MRVSAYVIHTRPFQDSKILLDVLTLEQGLIRGVWRLPKKEARVIPGPFLCYEMELSGRSDLKTVKSLESVSSSFSLDGLPLYAALYAHELLEKLLPINLPLPDVFQLYKWLTENLHAGAPIAPLLRRFEVGLFSELGVGINMVSTGRGEVLEAHQLYQFHYKFGLRPYFGEIPKQMPMLFVEGQVALDYHAGKWTDKQVLSLAKELHRNWLDSLLNGKPIVSRRLLPKQPFQGERHLGVPIFRSL; encoded by the coding sequence ATGCGCGTTTCTGCGTATGTCATTCATACTCGTCCTTTTCAGGACAGTAAAATTCTGCTTGATGTATTAACCCTTGAGCAAGGGTTAATACGGGGAGTATGGCGGTTACCTAAAAAAGAGGCTCGGGTCATACCTGGGCCTTTTTTGTGCTACGAAATGGAGCTATCTGGCCGTAGTGACCTAAAGACAGTGAAAAGTTTAGAGTCTGTCTCATCGTCGTTTTCTTTAGATGGGTTGCCTCTGTACGCTGCTTTGTATGCTCATGAGCTGCTAGAAAAGCTGTTGCCTATTAATCTCCCGTTGCCCGATGTTTTTCAGCTTTATAAATGGTTGACGGAGAATTTGCATGCCGGTGCTCCAATAGCCCCTTTGCTAAGACGTTTTGAAGTGGGGTTATTTTCTGAGCTTGGTGTGGGCATTAACATGGTTTCAACTGGGCGTGGTGAAGTGCTTGAAGCGCATCAGCTTTATCAATTTCATTATAAATTCGGACTGCGTCCTTATTTTGGCGAGATACCTAAACAAATGCCCATGTTGTTTGTTGAAGGGCAGGTTGCGCTGGATTACCATGCGGGCAAGTGGACGGATAAGCAGGTTTTGAGTCTGGCTAAAGAGTTGCATCGTAATTGGTTAGACAGTTTGTTGAATGGTAAGCCTATTGTGTCAAGGCGATTGTTACCCAAGCAACCCTTCCAAGGAGAGCGTCATTTAGGTGTGCCTATTTTTCGTTCTCTTTGA